A region from the Lolium perenne isolate Kyuss_39 chromosome 4, Kyuss_2.0, whole genome shotgun sequence genome encodes:
- the LOC127294808 gene encoding uncharacterized protein gives MPRRRGGEETAWEKEAAWEKEAAKNPLQTEEEMSEWESDPEAPNLLPISDDDDEDVVEEVTSEQGTAAALYGFHGVISVLFETPSGFAILGYDAAKLPEPEAWKHIWADFVNVPKAIVWLRAFQPFEDKLHAINAAHVCEELDSMLKKHVVKGQLLAVGKQVYKTAIEEHVGINCLYSLPVRELMWGLEIQMRRFVPEEKSELTNEGFRMSKGMGDLLNRYNFEVNLNMVVTKRIIEMAGIVYECDRCVDKHNNSLRSVGKHLLIISGVETKNWDLLKLATALKIVCYPKEKIPDA, from the exons ATGCCTCGACGGCGTGGGGGGGAGGAGACGGCCTGGGAGAAGGAGGCGGCCTGGGAGAAGGAGGCGGCTAAGAATCCCTTGCAGACGGAGGAGGAAATGTCGGAGTGGGAGTCGGACCCGGAGGCGCCTAATCTCTTGCCGATatccgatgacgatgatgaggacgTTGTGGAGGAAGTGACTTCTGAGCAGGGGACTGCAG CTGCCCTGTATGGGTTTCATGGGGTGATCTCAGTGCTATTCGAGACACCCTCTGGCTTTGCAATCTTGGGTTATGATGCGGCCAAGCTTCCTGAACCAGAGGCCTGGAAG CATATCTGGGCAGACTTCGTCAATGTGCCAAAAGCA ATTGTTTGGCTGAGAGCCTTTCAACCTTTTGAGGACAAACTCCATGCCATTAATGCCGCTCATGTTTGTGAAGAGCTTGATAGTATGCTCAAGAAGCATGTTGTCAAGGGGCAGCTACTAGCTGTTGGAAAGCAGGTTTACAAAACTGCCATTGAGGAACACGTG GGAATAAATTGCCTGTACAGTCTTCCCGTCAGGGAGTTGATGTGGGGCTTGGAGATTCAGATGAGGCGTTTTGTGCCTGAGGAAAAATCAGAGCTGACTAATGAGGGCTTCCGGATGAGTAAAGGAATGGGAGATCTCCTGAATCGCTACAATTTTGAAGTCAACCTAAATATGGTG GTTACTAAACGTATTATTGAGATGGCAGGCATCGTGTATGAGTGTGATCGTTGTGTGGACAAACATAATAACTCCTTGCGCTCTGTTGGTAAGCACCTTCTGATAATATCTGGCGTTGAAACTAAGAATTGGGATTTACTGAAACTTGCGACCGCACTCAAGATTGTATGTTACCCTAAAGAAAAAATTCCAGACGCTTGA